CGAGCAACAACTTCTCTTCGCAAAGGTCCATTAGAGCTTGGAATCCCATGTTATCTTCCACAGTCCGCCAGCTTTGCTTGCAGGAGGAAAGAAAAGGTAAACATTTGTACTGAAACAACAACaggttttcccctccccacactatACATATGAACATAAAGAACTACAAGGCCTTTCTAAGTATTCTACTTGGACTTGGAAAAGCACCAATACCACCCACCGGCACAAAACCTTGAAATGAAGTCACTTTCTATGTATAGATGCATAACAAGTAGTGCAGGTTTTTTGGACTGCTGTTAAACTAGGTTTACAGGATTGAAGATATACAGGATTGAAGATATTCAACAGGTTTCTAACAGGTAACGCAACATGTCAAAAATCAGCCACGAGGAAAACCAACTGAATGGTTTATAATTCACTTGATTTTCCTCAAAGGACATTTCCTGAAGGCAACTTCTCAATAAAAACATGAAATGTAGTGTTACAAGTTGATATCTTCTCATTTTGCTGTATAATTCCAACAGCAGGATGCAACTCCATTATTGTAGCAAAGAGGTCAAATCAAGGATGCCACCTAATAAACAAAACTTAAGATGTTACTATTCAAGTAGTATTTCTAATCCATCATTTTCATACAATTAGAACTGCATGAAATTAaattcatttaacattttcaaaacaatacGGTTTGCTTTGCTTAAGTCTATACAAAGACTACTTTTATATCAAGTTTAATGATTCATTGGAGTAGCTGTCCTTGGTTTTTATTTGTAGAAAGTCATTAAgaatgggaggcagggggaaagaATCCCAAATCCTCTAGTTACATGGCAATGATTTCTTCAAGTCTGGTTTCTTTTCATAGTAGGCTCTTAGCAGGCTCCCGATAAGCACTGCTGTCAACACTGAATTGGGAAAGGATGTCCCCAGCAGCCTTCACTCAAAACCTCAGAAGTCTTTAGACCCTCACCCCCCCATtttgttctccactcccctcTAATACTCAAGGCCCTACACACCACAGCTAACATCAGCTAGATGGTTCCTTAAGCTACCCAAAGAACTTGtgttctctcttctctgccctcCATAGGAGGCTGCCTCCAAAATACCTTCAACCACTATTGGCAAGAAGAGACCTCTAACTGAACTCATACTTCTTTAAAAAGGTTTAAGACCTATTTGTCTGTGTTGCCTGTACTTCTCGTCTCTCCTCTGCGATCCTTGCAAGGGTGACATCACTGTCTAAACCACAGGAGTCTATCTCTTGCAATAGTTTGAGGTAGCCTTGAGATTCACACCACAGCTGCCAGCAAACAGACTGTACACTAGATTCAAGCAAACAAAGCCATTGGCTAACAGCCAAGAGAGTTGTATAAAGTTTGCGATTTTTACAAATCGCAAATATTAACAAAAGTATGAGTCACTTGAGGTTCTTTCCCCAAAGCATAAAGCACACTATGAAATGATGATTCAGGAAAGGGACATCCCTTTTCCACACTAATTCAGTACATTGTAACTAATGAAATATAGGAACATCAGCTGCACACAGCATTAGAAGAGATACTGAGCTCTTACTAAGCCACATAATGACAAATATAACCAGAAAATGTAACTCTGCTAAATCTGTTTTGCTCTATACAGAAGTGGCATTAAATATGGACTTCTGCTAGCAATCAGCCCTGGCAAAGGAGGTTTAAGTGGACAGTTACTCCAATGCTGTGCGCTTCTATAGCATAAGGGAAAATACAGCCAAAAGAGCTGTATTAGAATCGATGCAGCCTGTGGCTAAGTGCTGGGTCAAAATGTTGCCAGTTACTTGTTTTGACTTTATGTATCCATAAAGGGTGTTCAAATCCTTGTTTGCAAAACAGAACAGCAAATAAATCAGATTTAACAGAAGCAGATACCTCATTAAATAAGAAACCAAGAAACCTGGAGTTTGAAGTACAGTCTTGTCTAATCTGTATTAATATTCAGAATAGCACATCTCAAGCTCAGAGGCCAGAGATAACAAACATGACTGCATAATTTTCAAGGAAAAATGACAGTGCATCTAGATTGCTCTTTCCTGGGAGGACTTCCCTAAGTGTTAGTTGTCAGAGATTTGTTGATAAGTGTACTTTGACCCCAAGTTTTGttggtttctttaaaaaacaaacaaaaaaaccccccacactAACAGGTGTTTGTTGCATCTGACAGTAACAAACACTGCTCTTGGCAAGTTTAAATGTTGAATACAAACAAGCTTACTGCtagtattttacatttttgaattCCCAGTGGTAAAGTTGGATAGGTGATCTTTAAAACACTAAGAGTAATTAGCCCAGTACTTTAAAGTGATTCTAACTTCCTCCTGCATCACAAATACAATGAGGAAACTCACTGTAAATGCAACAAATGCTTTAAATACAGTGAAATAGGCAACACAGCATCTGTGATGAATTACATGATAATATGCAACATAGACACCTGCTAAATCAAACATTCTTTGTCACAAGTGGTGAATATGCTGTATTACCTAAAACATATGGAGCATCCTTTATGTAATTGGTGCCATTTCCAAAAATATCATAGTTTTCATTGTTAATAGCAAGACAAACAGCTGCATTCTGCCTTCTATAAGCTTATTACGTTCATGCTGAAGGACAATCCAGAAGTCCTGGAGTATTAAATGAGGTTTGTAATTTTAGTTTAGAAAAAAGTAAAGAGTAGCTAAAATTAGTTTTAGTCAGTAGAGAACAATGAATACACTACAGGGTCTGAGTAAGAAGACAGTGTCACTTTTACACAGCCACATTTCAAAAACCATAGTATAAACCTAGGCAAAAAAAGTGAAAGATCATGTTCTTGTTTCTACAAAGAGGTTTGTACAGTGTAAATAAGTATATTCATATTTACACTTCATTTGGGGACTAGCTAAGTTgggctttaaaatgttttgatatcTGGTTTTTTTCTAGGTTTTATCACGATAATAAGGGAGAAAAGCAtagagaaaaatgaaatgaacTAGGTTGGTTGAACAAGGTGAACTGCTTTTTCAACATTTTGGAGAACTTTTAATACTCTGCCAAGATGCTAAAAAACACTGCAGTCCCTATGACTATGAAACCTCATGTAAGGCCCACTGTACAGTACCTAAAAAAAGTCCTCAGAAGACAGACAGCAGTTTCTTTCTATTAACAAAGAGATAAAATGGTGATGAGAACTTTACATAGTTTAATTTTCACAGAATTAAAAGCCCTCTCTGAAAAGTATACTTGTTTGGAGTCTGCATTGTGGAATCCACTGTACCTGCAACTCTGAAAAAGgcagtaaaaacaacaacaaaaacccatcaAATGATTAGCTGTTCTTAAAGCACCTACTTGTTTCTTGCATACAATAGTAAGTACAAGACATTCAAGGTTTGTGACAAAGTCCTCACCTATTTACCAAAATGCTGTTACTGCTACAAACCCAAAGTGCACATATGGGATACAATGGAACTCAGAACAGCAGGAACACGCCTGTTAAAAGCACACCTTCTGGGCATGCATTTCTGTGGACTggctgaaatcctcaaatcaatACCTACTAAGGAATTCAATGTTCGAGCTCCAGTGTACCACAAGATGAGGTGCTAGTCACCTAAAAGAAATCAACCTTGAGTCAGTCAACTCAAAGTGAAACCATTCAGGTTCCTGATAAAGGACTTATTTAACTTAGGGCTACTGGTCTAAGGCCTTCGCAGAATTTCAAAGACTCAGAATGAGTCGATGCCAGTCCACtatctggtctgtttaaacgacTTAGTGCTTTAAATCTGGTCTTTTAAGTTTGTAATtctagaggagtttttaaacctgcttttaaaaaaaaaatcaaatgaaaaaagaacaaaagttaaaattaaaaaagtgggaatttttcatttttagttgAAGCAGGCTTAACCTCCCTGCTACCCTCACTGATAAGGGATCCTCAAAATATCCTACTCAGGCTAAAGGCTAAACCTCCTTGGCTTCTAACTATAGAAAAATGTAGTTACAGAAAAACAGGCGGGGAAAATTGGCTACAAATAAAgatctaattaaaaataattgtggGGCTTGCTAAGGCTGTATCCCATAGCACCTGGCACACACTGGAAGGGTTGTGTGGAGGAGAAATAGGCAGGGTTGGGTACAGAAAACACAAGGGCTTTAGGATGCACCACGGACAATGATCATGACCAGATAGTCGTCCTCTGATTTGGCCAGGGCCTTGGCTGTGGAGTCCAGGAACTGCTGGGAGAAGTCGCAGGGTGGGAAGGCGTGCAGGACCCCGCTGTTCTCCTTGTCTTTGTTGCCCCCCACAGGGAGGCTGATCACTCCGGCAGCCTGCTTTTGCTTTAGATAGGACACGAGGTTCCTGAGCGGCCTCTGTGtggaggtggtggcagcatcacTGGCCCCAGATGAGGAGCGGTTGTCCGAGGTGCCAGGCACAGCCAAGAGGATGGCATAACCATTGGGCCCTGCCACTTTAATACGACGGGTGACCTCATCCAGCTTGGGCTGGTCCAGGCGAAGACGCTGGGTGATCTTGAGCTGGGCTACTTTACCACCAGTTGCTCCCTCCACCAGGAGGCTGCTAGCTACACTGAGGTCCCCCTGAAGCAGGTGCATGTTGGACGGGAAGTTGCTATTCTTCAACAGGAGCATCCCCTGCCAAGCCAGGCATAGTTTGGGGGACCCGCCAGCCTGTGATGTtccatcttgctgctgctgcttctggggtggaggtTTAAGCCGGGACCCTCCACCACTGCCCCCTTCCGTGGTACGCTCGTCCTTTTTGGCTGGGCTCTTGCATtcctgggcagcagctgctgtggagGTGCGgtgcttcctctctctttcagcAGAGTTTTTGCGGTCACGCTTTTCATTCGGACCTCTTTCAAGACTGCCCCTGCGTGGCTCCCGGACAGGTGACGGCCGCTCCAGCAGGAGCAAACGGGAGGATAAGCGTTCTGTGTCGCTAGCGTAGCGCTCCCTGCTCCCACCAAGGTCAGGACTGCGGTCTTGGGGAGAGGCCGTGGCCAAACAATGTCGCTTACGGGACACAGATGAACGCTCGCTATCTGGAGAGCGGTCTAAGTGCCGGCCACCGTCCTCTGCCAATCTTCGCTTCCTGGGTtggtccctgctgctgctgccaccgccCAGCTCCCTCTCTCCTCGGTCCCGCTCCAGGGACCAGCCATCCCGCCGGCGCTCCAGACCTTCCAGTGGGTCGTAAGCAGCTGCTCGATTGCTCCTGTCCCGTacaggaggtggtggtggcaCCCACTCTGCCTCAGGATAGAGATCTCTGTCGCGGTCTCTATAGAGCAGTGGCGGTGTCCTGTCCCGTGCCCCCCGAAGTGGGTCTGGGGGAGCTCCACGGTGAGCCCCAAAGGCAGCCGCCTCTGCTACTAGCTCATAATGGGCAGGTGGTGGTAGGGTTAGCGGCTGCAAGTAGGGTTGCTGGTAGCGATGCTCAGTGTCAGCAAAGTCCACTCGGAGGCGCCGGTCTGGCCCACCCAAAGGGAAGCCACGCATGTGGGCACAAGCGGCCTGTGCTGCGTCCAGGCTCTCATACTGGATGTAAGCCCATGAGTCACCTTTACGATAGTCAATAGTGCGAATGGTGCCAAAACGGTCAAACTCCCTCGCCAGAGCAGCCAGTGGCACCCAGGGCCCAAGGCCACCCACCCAAAGCCTGGTGGTAGGAGTGGCTTTGCCATAACCAATTTTGATAGGGTTGCGCAGCAGCACCTTTCCAGACATGGCTAGCTTGGCCCGGTGTGCCATGTCCAGATTCTCAAATTTGAGGAAGCCATAGGTGCTGGTCTGGCCACGACCCGGACGCTTGATGTCCACTTCTGTGATGACCCCGAAGCGGTCAAAGGCCCGGCGCAGGTCTGACTCGCTCACCGTGATGTCCAGGTTGCCCAGGAACAAAGTGCGGTTGGCTCTCTGATCATCCTCGGGACTGATCTCCTCCTCGCCAGCAAcgccagcacctccccctcctcctcggAAGCCCCCAGCCGCTGCCACTCCAGCCACTCGCTCCAGCCCATAGGCTGGCCGGACACGGGTATCATAGAAAGCCCCGTAGTCCCGCTCCCTCTCCAGCTCCCGAGGCAGGGGAGGTGGCGGGGGCAGGCGGCCCAGAGCGAGTTGCTGTAGCCGGTAGTCTCTGTAGCCcaggccccctcctccacccgccGGCGACAGCGCCCTCTGGGTGGCTCCGGCCGGGGGGTGCCTGACAGCGGCGGCCGCGGCAGCCGCCACGCCCACGGCCGCGGCCCCGTAGGGCGAATGGGAATCCTTGTCCAGCAGGGCCGGGGAGCGGCTGCTGCGGCGCCGGCTGCCGCCCCCGACGTAGACGGCTTCGATCTTGAGCGGCCGGTCGTAGAGCACCAGGCGGCCGCGGGCGTGCTTGGCGGCGCGGGCGTCCTCCGGCCGGCGGAAGTTGACGAAAGCCACCCGCTCGTCGCTGGCGCCGGTGCCCGGCGGGAGGCGGCTGATCTTGACGCTCACGTCGCCGAAGCGCTTGAACTCGTGGAAAAGCCCGTCCTCCACCGCCTCGTCG
This portion of the Chelonia mydas isolate rCheMyd1 chromosome 21, rCheMyd1.pri.v2, whole genome shotgun sequence genome encodes:
- the RBM15 gene encoding RNA-binding protein 15, which produces MKGKERSPAKAKRSRGGGGGEDSASSSSSARAERSSKKPGGSGAGGSNGGKAAGGSGESSSSSSRRGLHLDKASRGGSREYESGAAAASSGGGRHGYSGSKNAESSRSGGGSRGGGGESRAPPAPSSSSSEAAGAGGGSGEYKTLKISELGSALSDEAVEDGLFHEFKRFGDVSVKISRLPPGTGASDERVAFVNFRRPEDARAAKHARGRLVLYDRPLKIEAVYVGGGSRRRSSRSPALLDKDSHSPYGAAAVGVAAAAAAAVRHPPAGATQRALSPAGGGGGLGYRDYRLQQLALGRLPPPPPLPRELERERDYGAFYDTRVRPAYGLERVAGVAAAGGFRGGGGGAGVAGEEEISPEDDQRANRTLFLGNLDITVSESDLRRAFDRFGVITEVDIKRPGRGQTSTYGFLKFENLDMAHRAKLAMSGKVLLRNPIKIGYGKATPTTRLWVGGLGPWVPLAALAREFDRFGTIRTIDYRKGDSWAYIQYESLDAAQAACAHMRGFPLGGPDRRLRVDFADTEHRYQQPYLQPLTLPPPAHYELVAEAAAFGAHRGAPPDPLRGARDRTPPLLYRDRDRDLYPEAEWVPPPPPVRDRSNRAAAYDPLEGLERRRDGWSLERDRGERELGGGSSSRDQPRKRRLAEDGGRHLDRSPDSERSSVSRKRHCLATASPQDRSPDLGGSRERYASDTERLSSRLLLLERPSPVREPRRGSLERGPNEKRDRKNSAERERKHRTSTAAAAQECKSPAKKDERTTEGGSGGGSRLKPPPQKQQQQDGTSQAGGSPKLCLAWQGMLLLKNSNFPSNMHLLQGDLSVASSLLVEGATGGKVAQLKITQRLRLDQPKLDEVTRRIKVAGPNGYAILLAVPGTSDNRSSSGASDAATTSTQRPLRNLVSYLKQKQAAGVISLPVGGNKDKENSGVLHAFPPCDFSQQFLDSTAKALAKSEDDYLVMIIVRGAS